One window from the genome of Clostridia bacterium encodes:
- a CDS encoding PadR family transcriptional regulator: MNVSKDLVAASAIPLILAILKENDSYGYSIIKRVKELSGNELIWTEGMLYPVLHRLEEQGLIESYWKDSQTGRQRKYYRINEEGLKELDIHKKQWQMIHSTLLKTL, encoded by the coding sequence ATGAATGTATCAAAAGATTTGGTTGCCGCATCGGCAATCCCGTTAATTTTAGCAATTTTGAAGGAAAACGACAGCTATGGTTATTCTATTATCAAAAGAGTTAAGGAGCTCTCCGGTAATGAATTAATCTGGACTGAAGGAATGTTATACCCTGTTTTGCATCGACTTGAAGAACAAGGTTTAATCGAGTCATACTGGAAAGATTCTCAAACTGGCCGCCAACGCAAATATTACAGGATCAATGAAGAAGGCTTGAAAGAACTCGATATTCACAAAAAACAATGGCAAATGATTCATTCAACTTTATTAAAAACGTTGTAA
- a CDS encoding DUF2975 domain-containing protein — protein sequence MKLFSTISLKIAAIFSSTIFLKIAVIFIGTPVLALCILGLPWLANNPVNPDYAHILYPILVGIYASAIPFYIALYKAFRLLSYIDKNKAFSQISVKALKNIKYCAITISTLFVVMMPFVYLIAEKDDAPGLIIVGMIPIFASMVISVFAAVLQRLLEEAIDIKSENDLTV from the coding sequence ATGAAACTATTTTCTACAATTTCCTTAAAGATAGCTGCAATTTTTAGTTCAACAATTTTCTTAAAGATAGCAGTTATTTTTATTGGAACTCCAGTTCTTGCCTTATGTATATTGGGTTTGCCTTGGTTAGCTAATAATCCGGTAAACCCGGATTATGCCCATATACTATATCCCATTTTAGTAGGCATATATGCCTCAGCGATACCGTTTTACATTGCATTGTATAAGGCTTTTAGGCTTTTAAGCTATATTGATAAAAACAAAGCTTTCTCACAAATTTCTGTTAAGGCTTTAAAGAATATAAAATACTGTGCAATCACAATCAGTACCTTGTTTGTGGTAATGATGCCATTCGTTTATCTCATAGCAGAGAAAGACGATGCCCCAGGTCTCATAATAGTCGGAATGATCCCTATCTTTGCTTCAATGGTAATCTCAGTATTCGCTGCTGTTCTTCAAAGACTTTTAGAAGAAGCGATTGATATTAAATCAGAAAATGATTTAACGGTGTGA
- a CDS encoding condensation domain-containing protein — MSDVQKKEWSFIRDNINQYPDNHSRHIGGYAIFEGIVDFYIFQEAINIFVKRNDGIRLRYKEIDGEVYQYVSEYKKIFVDFFDFSNYDNPKIEFDKWLEKDFSKSFSGFDNDLFYFALLQVNKKQSVFYGKIHHLNYDGWSFGIMVNQIFDSYIKIKYGEESDAKDEISYLQHLTDEKTYLLSERLLRDKCFWNTYLKGYPELFCQPIPMAIKVVNRMYCLNKKLTARIKKFCSKRLSLSSFFISVLSIYLYIVLQRDDILIGSYMSNRGSAKEKKIIGCFAGDMPLRIKIDENQTFYTFADKVCRNIKRCLFYSKYPKYLLAKDLKIYEKGYSNLYQISVNYNVLRPQESLDGIKFSIKELYTSTYTTTNMQIEIIDWLEHEDKLLLNFIFMQNVFSEGQIESIYNDVCKLIDVLLENSHVEICDIKLGKWEISRNYLIP, encoded by the coding sequence TTGTCCGATGTTCAGAAAAAGGAATGGAGTTTTATTAGAGATAATATAAATCAATACCCTGATAACCACAGCAGACATATAGGGGGGTATGCAATTTTTGAAGGGATTGTTGATTTTTATATTTTTCAAGAAGCAATTAACATCTTTGTAAAACGAAATGACGGAATCAGATTACGATATAAAGAAATCGACGGTGAAGTATATCAATATGTAAGTGAATATAAGAAAATTTTTGTTGATTTCTTTGATTTTAGTAACTATGATAACCCCAAAATTGAGTTTGATAAATGGCTAGAAAAAGATTTTAGCAAATCATTTAGTGGTTTTGATAACGACCTTTTTTACTTTGCTTTGTTACAAGTGAATAAAAAGCAATCTGTTTTCTATGGGAAGATTCACCATTTGAACTATGATGGTTGGTCTTTTGGAATTATGGTTAACCAAATATTTGACTCGTATATAAAAATTAAGTATGGAGAGGAGTCGGATGCAAAAGATGAGATTTCATATTTACAACATCTTACTGACGAAAAAACATATTTGTTATCTGAAAGGCTTTTAAGGGATAAGTGTTTTTGGAATACGTACTTGAAAGGATATCCCGAACTGTTTTGTCAACCTATTCCAATGGCAATTAAAGTAGTTAATAGGATGTATTGCTTAAATAAAAAATTGACGGCTAGAATCAAAAAATTCTGTAGTAAGAGATTATCGTTATCTTCTTTTTTTATTTCAGTACTGTCTATATATTTATATATTGTATTGCAGCGGGATGATATTTTAATAGGCAGCTATATGTCTAACAGGGGGAGTGCTAAGGAAAAAAAGATTATTGGCTGCTTTGCAGGTGATATGCCTTTAAGGATCAAAATTGATGAAAATCAAACCTTTTACACATTTGCGGATAAGGTCTGTAGAAATATAAAAAGATGTCTTTTTTACTCCAAATATCCTAAATACCTGCTCGCTAAGGATTTGAAAATATATGAAAAAGGTTATAGTAATTTGTATCAAATATCTGTGAACTATAATGTTTTGCGACCGCAAGAGTCTCTTGATGGTATAAAGTTTAGTATAAAAGAATTGTATACGTCAACCTATACAACTACAAATATGCAAATAGAAATAATTGACTGGTTGGAGCACGAAGATAAACTTTTACTTAACTTTATTTTTATGCAGAATGTATTCTCAGAGGGGCAAATTGAGTCAATATATAATGATGTTTGCAAGTTGATCGATGTCCTATTAGAAAATAGTCATGTGGAAATTTGTGACATTAAACTCGGTAAATGGGAAATTTCTAGAAACTATTTAATACCGTAA
- a CDS encoding DUF4386 domain-containing protein codes for MNSNKKAARIAGMWYLFMALFYTFSMIYVDSSFYVPGDVVSTVNNILASEWIFRLGFISCLIGHICFLFLANALYKLFKPVDSNLARQMVILIIVGVSVAFLNRLNQLASVLLLNGAGYLSSFKTSQLHALAMVFLDLHKHGGMITMIFWGLWLLPLGLLIFKSDIIPKVLGILLISACFCYLIDFFVFFFFPGYIEATDTVFSVVEAVAEVSFILWLLIRGVKGKKSDACGVT; via the coding sequence ATGAATTCAAACAAAAAAGCTGCAAGAATTGCAGGAATGTGGTATTTGTTTATGGCTCTATTTTATACTTTCAGCATGATCTATGTTGACTCTTCATTTTATGTACCAGGTGATGTTGTGTCTACAGTCAATAATATTCTCGCTTCAGAGTGGATATTCCGTTTAGGCTTCATAAGCTGTCTCATAGGTCATATCTGCTTCTTGTTCCTGGCAAATGCACTATACAAGTTGTTTAAACCAGTGGACAGCAATTTGGCCAGACAGATGGTAATACTTATTATTGTTGGTGTCTCGGTAGCTTTCCTCAACAGGCTTAACCAGCTTGCTTCAGTCCTGCTCCTGAATGGTGCCGGATATCTCTCAAGCTTTAAGACTTCTCAGTTACATGCATTGGCAATGGTGTTTCTTGATTTGCACAAGCATGGAGGAATGATTACCATGATTTTCTGGGGACTCTGGCTTCTTCCACTCGGACTGCTTATTTTTAAGTCGGATATTATTCCTAAAGTTCTGGGAATTCTGTTAATAAGCGCATGCTTCTGCTACCTGATTGATTTCTTTGTGTTCTTCTTTTTCCCAGGCTATATAGAAGCAACCGATACAGTATTCTCTGTCGTCGAGGCTGTTGCTGAAGTATCATTTATCCTGTGGCTGCTGATTAGAGGTGTAAAAGGTAAGAAATCAGATGCATGCGGAGTGACCTGA
- a CDS encoding helix-turn-helix transcriptional regulator codes for MAIIINIDVMIAKRKMSVTELSERVGITMANLSILKNGKAKAIRLSTLEAICKVLECQPGDILEYRSDMS; via the coding sequence ATGGCAATTATAATTAATATTGATGTAATGATAGCTAAAAGGAAAATGAGTGTCACAGAACTTTCAGAGAGGGTTGGGATAACAATGGCTAACCTTTCTATATTGAAAAATGGAAAGGCAAAAGCAATTAGGCTTTCAACATTAGAGGCAATTTGCAAAGTATTAGAATGTCAACCAGGTGATATTCTGGAATATAGAAGTGATATGAGTTAA
- a CDS encoding permease prefix domain 1-containing protein has translation MFELESNIRAWSDNLRSGGNLKETDILELESHLRDEIEDLTKAGLSEDEAFLISLKRLGSINKLSSEYSKVNTEKMWKNLFSASIDPEIKKKTRKDIFLVIIFSILSGTMAKIPELFGYHMFSPGSELFFLKNLGFFILPFIVGFFAIRHNLNRKLVSIIIGIFIISAVTINFYPSFAPKNTELLTGIHLPMFLWLITGVAYIGEKWRSSKGRMDFIRFTGESVIYGGLTLAGIVVLSGFTLVLFSAIQIDLSKFVPEYFLVYGGCAAAMITVFLVESKRSIVENFAPVLAKIFSPLFLIIMTAFLLSMIVLGRSPFMDRDFLIQFDLMLVLVLGLVLYVISARDKQSAPNIFDYLNLSLIIVALIIDGIALSAILFRLSSFGITPNKVAALGENIALLVNLGGLALLYIRYFAKKIEFSILERWQTFYLYFYAAWIAVVAFVFPIIFSFK, from the coding sequence ATGTTTGAGTTAGAATCAAATATTCGTGCATGGAGCGATAATTTACGTTCGGGAGGAAACCTTAAAGAAACTGACATTTTAGAACTTGAAAGTCATTTACGCGATGAAATCGAAGACTTAACTAAAGCGGGATTATCAGAGGATGAAGCATTTTTAATAAGTCTGAAACGTTTAGGTAGTATCAACAAGCTGTCTTCAGAATATTCCAAGGTTAATACGGAAAAAATGTGGAAAAATCTATTCTCTGCTTCCATAGACCCAGAAATCAAGAAAAAGACCCGCAAGGATATTTTTTTAGTCATCATTTTTTCAATATTGTCCGGGACTATGGCAAAAATACCTGAACTTTTCGGTTATCATATGTTCTCCCCGGGGTCAGAATTATTTTTTCTTAAAAATCTTGGGTTCTTTATTTTGCCTTTTATCGTTGGTTTCTTCGCAATTAGGCACAATCTTAACCGCAAACTGGTCAGTATAATCATAGGAATTTTTATTATAAGTGCTGTAACAATTAATTTTTATCCGTCATTTGCACCTAAAAATACTGAATTACTGACTGGAATCCATCTACCTATGTTTTTGTGGCTAATTACGGGGGTTGCATATATTGGCGAAAAATGGCGCAGCAGCAAAGGTAGGATGGATTTCATCCGCTTTACCGGAGAATCAGTGATTTATGGCGGACTGACATTAGCTGGAATCGTAGTCCTATCTGGATTTACTCTAGTTTTATTTAGCGCAATTCAAATCGACCTTAGTAAATTTGTCCCCGAGTACTTTTTGGTATACGGTGGATGCGCGGCTGCTATGATAACTGTATTTCTAGTCGAATCAAAAAGAAGCATCGTAGAAAACTTTGCACCTGTTTTGGCCAAAATTTTCAGCCCTCTGTTCCTAATAATCATGACAGCATTTTTATTAAGCATGATAGTTTTAGGAAGAAGTCCATTTATGGATAGAGATTTTTTAATCCAATTTGATTTAATGCTTGTATTAGTTCTCGGCCTTGTTCTTTATGTGATTTCCGCCAGAGATAAACAATCTGCTCCAAATATCTTTGATTATTTGAATCTTTCTCTAATAATCGTTGCGCTGATTATCGATGGCATTGCTTTGTCTGCAATACTTTTTAGACTATCATCATTTGGGATTACTCCGAACAAAGTTGCCGCTCTTGGCGAAAATATCGCATTGTTAGTTAACCTTGGCGGTCTTGCCTTGTTATACATTCGCTATTTTGCAAAGAAAATTGAGTTTTCAATACTTGAGAGATGGCAAACATTTTATCTGTACTTTTATGCAGCCTGGATCGCAGTTGTAGCATTTGTGTTCCCGATTATTTTTAGTTTCAAATAA
- a CDS encoding helix-turn-helix domain-containing protein has translation MAHIMRIESISQINEMVGYEKLKHPLITLLEPSKVKVIPVIQQKIVMSLYSISLKSGHECKIKYGRQNYDFQEGTLMCLAPGQTIEPLSSSDSTELDGWVLIFHPDLIKKSALSKKMNEYTFFSYDSHEALHLSNQERRTVTDIVKAIKYEYSQNLDIYSQDLIISNLELLLNHCKRFYSRQFVTRTNVNKDVVIRFEKFLKSYFDSDKPKTQGLPSVKYCANVMCYSPNYLSDLLKKETGKNAQEHIHFYLIEKAKIMLLGTQEPVNSIAHSLGFEYPQHFSKLFKNKTGMLPSEYRN, from the coding sequence ATGGCCCATATAATGAGAATCGAATCCATATCTCAAATAAATGAGATGGTTGGATATGAAAAACTCAAACACCCCCTGATAACACTTCTCGAGCCTTCTAAGGTAAAAGTGATACCGGTAATTCAGCAAAAAATCGTAATGAGTTTATATAGTATCAGCCTAAAAAGTGGCCATGAATGTAAAATAAAATATGGTCGTCAGAACTATGATTTTCAGGAAGGGACCCTGATGTGTTTAGCACCTGGGCAAACCATAGAGCCGTTAAGTTCATCCGATAGTACAGAATTGGATGGATGGGTTCTTATTTTTCATCCTGATCTGATAAAAAAAAGCGCACTTAGCAAAAAGATGAATGAGTATACTTTTTTTTCATATGATTCACATGAGGCACTTCACCTGTCAAATCAGGAAAGAAGAACGGTCACCGATATAGTAAAAGCAATAAAGTATGAGTATAGTCAGAATTTAGATATATATAGCCAGGATTTGATCATTTCAAACCTTGAGCTTTTGCTAAATCACTGCAAACGTTTTTATAGTAGGCAATTTGTTACACGTACAAATGTAAACAAGGATGTGGTTATCCGGTTTGAAAAATTTTTGAAGTCTTATTTCGACTCCGACAAACCAAAAACGCAGGGATTGCCCAGTGTCAAATATTGTGCTAACGTAATGTGCTACTCTCCAAATTATCTAAGTGATTTGCTGAAAAAAGAAACAGGTAAAAACGCTCAAGAGCACATTCACTTTTACTTGATTGAAAAAGCGAAAATCATGCTCCTGGGAACTCAGGAACCAGTAAATAGTATTGCACATTCATTAGGATTTGAATATCCTCAGCATTTTTCGAAACTTTTTAAGAATAAAACCGGGATGTTACCGTCTGAGTATAGAAATTAA